The Prochlorococcus marinus str. MIT 1214 sequence TTTATTTGTACTTTTATCAGTCATATCATCAAGAATATCTTGAGTAAGAAATGTCTCCATAAGACCTACCAAAGAAATTGCCAAAGCTGTTGGCAATATCAAACCAAGAGTTTCAAAATTAAAAGGAACTTTTGGAAAGCCAAAGCCAGGCAATCCATTTGGAAGAATTCCTAAATTCGACACAGTTGGAACATTTAATTTAAATCCAATAGAAATTGCTGAACAAATAAAAATTGCTATCAAGGCTGAAGGCAAAATCTTGGTAACTTTTGGCAGCAAATAAATAATCAACAATGTAAGGATGGTCAATCCCCAAACTGCAGGTACTTGTGTTGCAGTAACAACTTTTGCAGAATGCGCTATGTCAATTCCTAAATGAGGCAATTGAGCAAGGAAGATCAATATAGCCAAACCATTCACAAAGCCATCCATAACAGGTTGAGGTACAAATCTCATCTGATGTGCAAGTCTTAGATACCCCCAAGCGATCTGAAGAACTCCCGTAAGCAATCCAGCAGCTAAAAGATATTGCAGACCAAGCCCAGGGCTAATATTTTCTCCTTGTTGAACAATCCCAGTCATCAAAAGGGCGGTTGAACCAGTTACGGAGGTAATCATGGCCATTCTGCCCCCAAAAATTGCAAGGGTTACAGAAAGCAAAAAAGCACCAAATAAACCAACTCTTGGATCAACACCTGCAATACCTGAAAAAGCTATAGCCTCTGGAATCATTGCGAATGCAACCACTAGCCCAGCGAGGACATCTCGAGAAGGAGAGACTATTCTCTCCTTTGTGAATAAAGTGATCAATTTCAAAACTACGCTTCTACCATCCTGCCTTATTAGTCATGAAAATTCAGATTAGCAAGCAGATCTTCTTACTAATCTGAATAAATCAATCAGATTCCTCTTTCCTTTCAATAAATGAATCCATCAACTTTTTGTATTCATTCTCTCTTGAGCTTTTTGCAAAGCCAACAATAAAAACGATAGATGACACAACAGTTAAGGCTATTATTGTCGGACTAAGACCCATTTCACTAGCAGTCAAAGCAAAGAAAATATGAGTTATCATCAAATACAAAAATACTTTTAAAAGGCTAGGTTGAATAGCACGATCTTGAAAGTTTTTTAGACAGAAGTTTATTTTTTATTTAAATGAGATCAAATGAATACAAGCAATTTATACCTATTTTTCTTTTATTAAAGTAACAAACTCCTCAGTAGTTAAGGCAGGTTTATACTCCCAAGTCATTCCGAATTTATCTCTCCAAGATCCAAAAACCTTAAATAAAATTGATGCACTTGAAGCCCTACAAA is a genomic window containing:
- a CDS encoding SulP family inorganic anion transporter is translated as MKLITLFTKERIVSPSRDVLAGLVVAFAMIPEAIAFSGIAGVDPRVGLFGAFLLSVTLAIFGGRMAMITSVTGSTALLMTGIVQQGENISPGLGLQYLLAAGLLTGVLQIAWGYLRLAHQMRFVPQPVMDGFVNGLAILIFLAQLPHLGIDIAHSAKVVTATQVPAVWGLTILTLLIIYLLPKVTKILPSALIAIFICSAISIGFKLNVPTVSNLGILPNGLPGFGFPKVPFNFETLGLILPTALAISLVGLMETFLTQDILDDMTDKSTNKNVEARGQGIGNIVSSLFGGMAGCALVGQSVMNVGYGGRTRLSTLSSGVCLIAMILAAKDWVNQIPMATLVGVMIMIAINTANWISIKDIRRIPRSDSSVMILTVFVTVITHNLALGLLAGVGLAAILFSRKVAKVIKVESSLNGEDHRIYKVKGQLFFVSSIYFRQGFELHEHPKKITIDMAGAHIWDQSGVTVLDQVIRRIKLGGSEVEVINLNDESLNLFSRIGQATEAGGRGGEFKSAH